From the genome of Victivallis lenta:
CGGCTCAATTCAACAACACGTCAGGAAAACGGACCATGCTTCATATCGTCGAACACCCGTGCATCAAAGCAAAACTCACGATTCTGCGCGACCGCGGCACACCGTGTCCGCGGTTCCGCCGCTGCGTGCAGGAGATCACCGGCTTCATCGCCTGCGAGGCGCTGCGGAAGCTCGAACTCGAGGAGTTTCGGATCGAGACTCCGCTGGCCGAAACCGCGGGCTGGAGACTGCGCGACGAACTCGTGCTCGTGCCGATCCTGCGCGCCGGAATGGGCATGCTCGACGCGCTGCTCGAGCTGGCACCCGAAGCGAAGGTCGGCTTCATCGGGCTCGAACGCGACCACGCCGGCAAGCTGCCGCGCGAATACTACTGCAAGCTGCCGGAACCGGGGGAGCACTCGCTCGCCGTGCTCATCGACCCGATGCTGGCGACCGGCAACTCGCTGGCCGGAGCGATCGAACTCCTGAAAAGCAACGGATTCCGGCGCATCCTCGTCATCACGATCCTCAGCGCGCCGGAGGGCAAGGCGGTCATCGAATCGCGCTACCCGGAGATCGAAGTCTACACCGGCAGCCTCGACGAACGGCTCGACGAAAACAAATATATCGTTCCGGGGCTCGGCGACGCCGGCGACCGGATTTTCGGGACCATCGCACCGTGAAATCTCTCCTTGCCGCCCTCGCCGCGCTCCTGCTCCTCCCCTGCCCGGGCGGAGAAGTCGAAATTCTCTGCACGACCGACCTCCACGGCAGGGCGGAGGAGTTCGCCGCGCTCGCGCCGCTGCTGCGGAAGAATCCGGCCGCAATCCGCATCGACTGCGGCGACACGCTGCAGGGAACCCTGCTCTCCCGGCTGAGCAGCGGCCGGATCATGATCTCCCTCCTGAACGAACTTGAATACGACGTATGGGTTCCCGGCAACCACGACTTCGAGTTCGGGCCGGAGCCGCTCGTGTCGGCGGCCCGGGAATTCCGCGGCGCGACGCTCGGTGCGGAGTTCGCCCGCGACGGTTTCCGCCCCGGCGCATGGACGCTGCTGGCCCGGAACGGGTACAGAATCGCCGTGACCGGCATGACCGACCCGAAAATGCCGTCGCGGCTGCTGCCGGGTTCCGGCTGGAGCTTCGAATCGAACCGCGACGCGCTGCGCCGCATCATGCCGGAAATCCTCGCCGTGGAACCGGACCTGATCGTGCTGGCCTGGCACTCCGGCCTCTACACTCCGCCCGGAACGATGTTCCGCTTCCTCGCGGAGTTCCCCGAAATCGATCTCGTGCTGGCCGGCCACAGCCATGAGGAGGAGCCCGGCCGCGGAATCTCCGGCGCATGGTTCGTCCAGGCCGGGCGTTACGCCGGCTGTTTCGCGCGGATTACGGCGGAATTCGACGACCGGAACGGCAGGCTGCTCCGCATCCGCTCGGAACTCGTGCGCCCCGATCCGTCGCAACCGCCCGACGCCGGAACGACGCGGGTGC
Proteins encoded in this window:
- the upp gene encoding uracil phosphoribosyltransferase: MLHIVEHPCIKAKLTILRDRGTPCPRFRRCVQEITGFIACEALRKLELEEFRIETPLAETAGWRLRDELVLVPILRAGMGMLDALLELAPEAKVGFIGLERDHAGKLPREYYCKLPEPGEHSLAVLIDPMLATGNSLAGAIELLKSNGFRRILVITILSAPEGKAVIESRYPEIEVYTGSLDERLDENKYIVPGLGDAGDRIFGTIAP
- a CDS encoding metallophosphoesterase: MKSLLAALAALLLLPCPGGEVEILCTTDLHGRAEEFAALAPLLRKNPAAIRIDCGDTLQGTLLSRLSSGRIMISLLNELEYDVWVPGNHDFEFGPEPLVSAAREFRGATLGAEFARDGFRPGAWTLLARNGYRIAVTGMTDPKMPSRLLPGSGWSFESNRDALRRIMPEILAVEPDLIVLAWHSGLYTPPGTMFRFLAEFPEIDLVLAGHSHEEEPGRGISGAWFVQAGRYAGCFARITAEFDDRNGRLLRIRSELVRPDPSQPPDAGTTRVLEPFLRAYRPVAEKVLAVTEQPLRLPEKGDNTAPICRLGAEAMRDATGADAALFSVSALPEIGIPAEVTNAELFRLLPYENELCTVKLTGEEFARLVKEIGAASRRGRSVFRFSGVDAECRAEGGRHVPAPPEKLTLAVTAYTLTVTPVLKQKLETGAFRRTGLFERDAVAGYLKRLPKRGRP